The region tatattaaatgcTGCTAAGAACAGGAAGGCTGTTGAGGCACTTTAAGgcctttaatgtgaaaaaatcTGTGCAGGAAGTGTGGAGTTCCACTGACAGTAGcttaaaactgaacaaaaaagcaaagtaGAACCATGGACATTGATTCAGTTGTGGTGAGTTTGAATGATCCTGCTTTGCCGTTTGCTGTTTCTGATTGTTGATAAGTAATCATCTATGAAAGTCAAGACTTCCTGgacagatgtttcacattaaaagcctacCAGGAACAGGAGGGGTTAGGCCATATGCCCACTAGTAGACTTTTCATGTGAAACACCTTTACAGGAAAGGGTGGATTTCATTTGCAGTAGCTCAAGAGAGATTAAAAAACCTTGGAGTGGAAGCGTCTGGATAGTATTGGATTTGTATTTGAGTATTTGTGTTACACTGAGAGTTAAAGCAGCAGAGTTGTGAGTTGCACATGACTCTTGTTCATGATCAAACTATAAAACATGGGGCGTTAGGAGTAAAGGGGTCTGTCTCTGATATTCAGATAAAGGTCTGAGTGTGTCTGCAGTGGATGAACAAAGGACCTGGTCACTATATACACAGTTTAGGGTAATTCATGTGTTACAGGGCCAATAATTGTAGGTCCCCTTTATACGATCATACTGATACAAAACCACAAATCAAGCCGAAAAACTGCTTGAAGAAACTTTCACTCAGTAATATTGTGCTTTTTAAATATAGTTTAATCCTGTTCTTCCAGTGGAAATGCATTCAGTTTGCTCTTAATCATACAGGACCTCTGCTATATCTTTATTCTTTGTGTTACCTACAAGAATAATTCTCTTGTTGAGGAATGTGTCGTTTTTAAAGTGTGACTGTTATGTAAAATACAGGCCACTGTAGCATAAAGATTTATTGTAAATGTAACTCTAGCTTTTTCTATTGTGTCACAATTTTGTAAAAATCCTTCTATGTAAGTCAATGTAAATCATTAAAACTttataaaaacatgaatgtgaatTTGTGCATTTATTATCAATCAAACGTTACAAAATTGTGACACAATATGATCAAATCTGTAACTCGCACAGTAAATCATTCATAATGACCAGGTGTGCAGATTCCTTTAAAAGCCTATACGCTGGCAGGTAGAATTATGTTTCACCACATTTCTGAAGCACATGTgtcttagcttagcttagcttagcttagcttagcttagcttagcatggaAACTGGAAGCAGGAGGGAAGGGTTATTGAAAATAAAGCCCCctgattaacatgttatatctcgACTGATGAATCAGGAATGAGATGTGATGTTGTAGTGACTCCAGGAAGTGTAGATGTGTATGTCCCAAAATGTCACACTGTGTCTAGTTGTTTATCGAGTTCTGTGACCCTGATGAGATGTAAGTTGTCCACACCTAATGAATCTCTCTTCttccccccccccgcccccacacCAGTCTGCAACCCCCATGATAACAGAGGACACCAGCAGTATAGTGGCAGTCCAGCTCAGGGTACCAGACACCAACACACCAGCCAACCCCAACGCACAACAGCAACCGCAGAGACCCAGCAACAGCAACCCTCTCACCTCTGAATACTCTCTGTTTGAACTGGAGACATTCTTCACCCGCTGGGCCCCTGTTAATGACTCCACATCGGCCCCCGGAGGCTCCTCGTCTTCTCTCACCACTGATGACTCGGCAGAGTGCGACCAGGATGGAGTTATCATCGTAGAGACTGAGCCGTCGGGTTCCTCTGCGGTGAGGATGAGTGGAGGGCAGAGTGTGTCCTCTGCAGCCGGCCGCTCCACGCTTCACATCCAGCCGCCACTGTCACAAGGTAAACACAGTCCTCTTTCCTGTGATCAGGCTTGTTCTGAGATGATCATGTCAGACTGGTAGAGGGTAGAGGGAGGATTGAGCTCTTGATCTCTGCTGTTGGCAGACAACAGACACTATTAgaatgtgtttgactgtgttgaAACAGCTTGTAATGTATGTCGCACTGTCCCACCAGATGATGACTGTTGACACGGAGGACAGTGCAGCCGTCTGTCCTGCATGTGAATATTTTAAAGTGGACGTAGAAGCTTTATCAGAGCAGTCCAAGAAACTGTGGACAGAGAGCCCTTTCTTTGCATCATGTCCTTTCTAGTGTAGATCTGTTTGTTCATCTTGGCATCTTTTTTTATAAATTCAGTTCATTAGATGTACGAcatcaacagtgtgtgtgtgtgtgtgtgtgtgtgtgtgtgtgtgtgtgtgcgtgtgcgtgtgtgtgtgtgcgtgttttctCTGGCCCCAGCTCCATCAGCAGGGACCTCCGTGTCCATACCTCTGAGGATACAGGCTCCATCTTCCGAGCATCCATGGAGCAGAACACCAGCCATGATCAGAAGAGCACAggctcagctgctgcagcagcctcggggcagcagcagcagcagcagggtctctgagcagcagcagcagcacagccttCCCTCTGCACAGAGCACACTGTCCTccagcacagctgctgtcactgacaGTGATGATAAAACAAGTATCAGTTCAACCTGTAGGACTATGAGCTCCGCTGTGGCTCCGCAGTCAGCTTTACCCGTCAGGGGATCCACAGGAGTGTTGGCCAGCATTGAGGCAGCCATCGCTGCACAGCATCGAGCCAACCTTTTGGCTCGCTACAATAAAAGCAAGGCTGCCGGCGTCGCCCCCGGTGAACGCCGCAGGAAAAGCTACGTGTGCCGAGCCTGCGGCAAGGCTTTCTCCGGACTGTCCAACCTGGAGGCCCACGAGAGAGTCCACACAGGGGAGAAGCCTTTCCGCTGCGACACCTGTGGGAAACACTTCTCCGAGGCTGGGAACCTGAAGAAGCACCAGAGAGTTCACACCGGGGAGAAACCCTTCAGCTGTGAGCAGTGTGGGAAGAGGTTCGCCTGGATCTGCAACCTGAGGACACACCAGCAGTCCGCCACAGGCTGCGGACCACAGGCCAGGGGAGGGTTAGGACTGGGCTGATCACACACAGTGGACTGTAGTGGACAGAGCTGTTAATGTTGGTAgtatttcattcacacacaggcactttGCCTTTTCTTCACTGTTAAAAACAGGACAGCAGAAATACTTATTCTGTCTTTGACATATGATGAAAGACTGTACCTCTGTTAGCTCTCACTTTAAGGACCAAACTAGTGTTTTTCATGCTTTAACTCGTTAGCTACAATTTGTTCTTAATATCACTACTGACCAAAGTGTGTTACGTGTTTTTATAGTGTTGAAAGTGTTGTTCCAGACAGTCAATGCTTTTATTTAATGCTGCTTCATTTGAAAGTCAGCCCTGTAAAACAGTGCAGCAATAAGctgactttcattttcattctttacagaaataaacagacatTAAGTTTTGCCTGGGTGTTAGAGAAAGCACAGTTAATGAACCCAGCGGACTGTGGTGACGCTGTTGGTAGCTATGTAATcggctgctttcacacatgcactgcagccCTGAACTCTTCTGGACATCACCCAGAGGAGCTGTCTGTGTGAGCACAAATGTCAAAATCAGTTTGACCGGGCATTAAACGCACTGTACCCTGACAGCTCCATGGTACAAAGTCTGTGTGAAATCCCACTGAGCCGATGTGTGAACAGAGCGGGTCACTGTCCgcagtattattttattttctgcctcCTGCAGGCTCCACCCCTCACCTATGCCATTTCCATTAgagtatttccagtaggtgtgaatgtgtctgacATGGACATTCTCCAGCcttctgctgcatgtgtgaaagggaATCTCTGGACCCAATATGCGGACCTGATTCTCTGGACATTGTCattgttaataaataaaactgaaataagagTTCATATTTCATTCTAATGCATTTTGATACTCTGGTGTTTACAGGCAGTCCAAATCCATATGGAAGTATACTGACCATAAAAGGTctgagagcagaaaacaaatcacTGTCTGTAAGTGAGTATGTGggaacatcatcatcatcatcttccgcttatccggggccgggtcgtgggggcagcagtctaagcagggacgcccagacttccctctccctggacacttcttccagctcttccggggaaaccccgaggcgttcccaggccagccgagagacatagtccctccagcgtgtcctaggtcttccctGTGGCCTCCTCCCGGTgagacatgcccggaacacctccctagggaggcgtccagggggcatcctgaatagatgcccgagccacctcaactggcccctctcgatgtggaggagcagcggaggtactccaagctcctcccggatgaccgagctcctcaccctatctctaagggagcgcccaCCCGccctgcggaggaaactcatttcgGCCGCTTGTATCtgagatcttgtcctttcggtcatgacccaaaactcatgtccataggtgagagtaggaacTTAGATCGACCGGTAAATTGAGAGCTTCGCCTTTCGGCTCAGCTCCTTCACCATAACGGACCGGTACATCGACCACATTACTGCGGAAGCTGCACCAATCCACCTGTCAATCTCAAGCTCCGTCCTTCCCCCACTCGTGAACAAGACCCCGGGATACTTAAACTCCACTTGAGGAAGGAACTCTCCTCCAACCCAGACAGGGCAAGCCACCCTTTTCCAGTTGAGAACCATGGCCTCGGACatggaggtgctgattctcatcccagctgcttcacactcggCTGCAAACCGCCCCAGTACATGCTGAAGGTCTTTGTTTGACGgagccaacaggacaacatcatctgcaaaaagcagggatgaaatcCTGTGGTCCCCAAACTGGACTCAAACCGGTGACAAAGGGCAGCCCTGCTGGAGTCCAACctgcactggaaacaggtctgacttactgccggCAATGCGAACCAAGCTCCTGCTCCGGTCGTACACATGTGGACTGTTTGGGCGAACTCCCATGAACCCTCAAGCACCCTATAGAGAGTAAAAAGCTGGTCCAGTGTTCCATGACCAGGAGAAAAACCGCATTGTTCCTCCTGGATCCGAGGTTCGACTATCGGCcgaatcctcctctccagcacccTGGCATAGACTTTCCCAGGGAGGCTGAGGAGTGTGATCCCCCTATAGTTGGAGCACACTCTCCGGTCCCCCTTATTGAAAAGAGGGACCACCACCCCTGTCTGCCACTCCAGGGGTACTGTCCACGACTGCCACGTGATGTTACAGAGGCGTGTCAGCCAAGACAGCCCTGCAACATCCAGAGACTTGAGGCACTTGGGACGGACCTCATCCACCCCCGGTGCCTTGCCACCAAGGAGCTTTTTATGTGGGAACATATTGGTAT is a window of Toxotes jaculatrix isolate fToxJac2 chromosome 4, fToxJac2.pri, whole genome shotgun sequence DNA encoding:
- the si:ch211-89o9.6 gene encoding zinc finger E-box-binding homeobox 1 → MSNRLAFQTQLASIMEVLANAAVAEICKLVDDDYAVVSLQMSQCQRENKALKRKLHLLELKMARGNAERRLRESAMNSSRPRVQINTGDRLRESSPTTGGVFEQQMDVTLWSGSTTVGDTGSQPIHSDSIRSKSPDVELVEPEAVLVKEESVEANMARVEEAEEDVPLIGDDGVLECVPRGATGQRPSLEPQDIQSQTQTQTSRTRHAGSSRGVEKEEEPDVVLVKVEEVEPVTGTQNQTGLSIQEGLVESSTDDYRGVLPFDETTQASTNQLSDLQESGGGFSESATPMITEDTSSIVAVQLRVPDTNTPANPNAQQQPQRPSNSNPLTSEYSLFELETFFTRWAPVNDSTSAPGGSSSSLTTDDSAECDQDGVIIVETEPSGSSAVRMSGGQSVSSAAGRSTLHIQPPLSQAPSAGTSVSIPLRIQAPSSEHPWSRTPAMIRRAQAQLLQQPRGSSSSSRVSEQQQQHSLPSAQSTLSSSTAAVTDSDDKTSISSTCRTMSSAVAPQSALPVRGSTGVLASIEAAIAAQHRANLLARYNKSKAAGVAPGERRRKSYVCRACGKAFSGLSNLEAHERVHTGEKPFRCDTCGKHFSEAGNLKKHQRVHTGEKPFSCEQCGKRFAWICNLRTHQQSATGCGPQARGGLGLG